The following coding sequences lie in one Burkholderia cepacia genomic window:
- a CDS encoding ATPase encodes MLNELETLSQNIGRLISLNKRYHAERLALEEQVAQLRAEADTVRAELAELRDERNALAAERDTLSAKIDDAQVKLNAILEKLPRSKSAEQADNQLDLLDAQARTDGDDAASHGEHA; translated from the coding sequence ATGCTCAACGAACTCGAAACCTTATCTCAAAATATTGGCCGTCTGATTTCGCTGAACAAGCGCTATCACGCGGAACGGCTCGCGCTCGAGGAGCAGGTCGCGCAATTGCGCGCGGAAGCGGACACGGTCCGCGCGGAACTCGCGGAACTTCGCGACGAACGCAATGCACTCGCGGCCGAGCGTGACACGCTGTCGGCAAAGATCGACGACGCCCAGGTGAAACTGAACGCGATTCTCGAAAAGCTGCCGCGCTCGAAAAGCGCGGAGCAAGCCGACAACCAGCTCGACCTGCTGGATGCGCAGGCGCGTACGGATGGCGATGACGCGGCCAGCCACGGAGAACATGCATGA
- a CDS encoding cell division protein ZapA: MSTKQIEVSILGQPYRLACSAETEAALLEAVARVDAEMSKIRSNSSVRGTDRIAVMAALSLASELLRLQTSVRHGEAFPAEEIRRTMHQMNEQLGAVLAQHETQ; this comes from the coding sequence ATGAGCACCAAGCAGATCGAAGTCTCGATTCTCGGCCAGCCCTATCGGTTGGCCTGTTCGGCCGAGACCGAAGCGGCGCTGCTCGAGGCAGTCGCGCGTGTCGACGCCGAAATGTCGAAAATCCGCTCGAACAGCTCGGTACGCGGCACCGATCGCATTGCGGTGATGGCGGCGCTGTCGCTCGCATCGGAATTGCTGCGGCTGCAAACGAGCGTGCGGCACGGTGAAGCATTTCCGGCGGAGGAAATCCGTCGTACAATGCACCAGATGAACGAACAGCTCGGCGCGGTGCTCGCACAGCACGAGACGCAGTAA